The following proteins are co-located in the Myroides profundi genome:
- a CDS encoding ferritin, with translation MLSEKLEKALNEQIKIEGDSSQIYLEMASWAEIQGFEGIATFMFAQSDEERQHMLKLVKYVNQRGGQAVIPAVTKPELDHTSFKALFKQLFDHEVFVSKSINDLVHIALEERDYATHNFLQWYVSEQIEEEATARTILDKINLIGDDKGGLYLFDNDIKNFNQQANNNPVV, from the coding sequence ATGTTATCAGAAAAGTTAGAAAAAGCGCTTAATGAGCAGATTAAAATAGAGGGGGATTCTTCTCAGATTTATTTAGAAATGGCTTCTTGGGCAGAGATTCAAGGGTTTGAAGGGATTGCTACTTTTATGTTTGCACAGTCAGACGAAGAGCGTCAACATATGCTTAAGTTGGTTAAATATGTTAACCAAAGAGGAGGGCAAGCTGTTATCCCAGCTGTAACAAAGCCTGAGTTAGATCATACTTCATTTAAAGCGTTGTTTAAGCAACTGTTTGATCATGAGGTTTTTGTTTCAAAAAGCATCAATGATTTAGTACATATAGCTTTAGAAGAGAGAGATTATGCGACTCATAATTTCTTACAATGGTATGTATCAGAACAAATAGAAGAAGAAGCTACAGCGCGTACAATTCTAGATAAGATAAACCTTATTGGAGATGATAAAGGAGGTTTATATTTATTCGATAATGATATTAAAAACTTTAACCAACAAGCGAATAATAACCCAGTAGTTTAA
- the dapA gene encoding 4-hydroxy-tetrahydrodipicolinate synthase → MQSLIGTGVALVTPFNSDFSVDVVALQNLVEFTIERGVEYLVVLGTTGESATLSKEEKQLVKRTVIKANKKRLPLVLGVGGNNTHAVLEELTQENLEGFDAILSVSPYYNKPTQEGIYQHFKMIAEKSPLPIILYNVPGRTGSNMAVGTVVRLANEFKNIIGIKEAAGSMVQGMELIRQSTRKDFLVISGDDAIALPLVLAGGAGVISVIGQGVPQKFTDMIRLGLKGDIKEAFKLQYELMPIIDMIFEQGNPAGIKEILKLEGVMQNTLRLPLVNVDTDLASRIEKEIKKLN, encoded by the coding sequence ATGCAATCACTTATTGGTACGGGAGTGGCATTAGTAACGCCATTTAACAGCGATTTTTCTGTAGATGTAGTAGCATTACAGAATTTGGTAGAATTTACAATAGAAAGAGGGGTAGAATACCTTGTAGTATTAGGAACTACTGGGGAATCAGCGACTCTTAGTAAGGAAGAGAAACAGTTAGTCAAACGTACCGTAATAAAGGCTAATAAGAAAAGATTGCCATTAGTATTAGGAGTGGGAGGAAATAATACACATGCTGTATTAGAAGAATTAACACAGGAGAATTTAGAAGGGTTTGATGCTATATTATCGGTGTCGCCATATTATAATAAACCAACGCAAGAAGGAATTTATCAGCACTTCAAAATGATTGCAGAGAAAAGTCCATTACCTATTATTTTATACAATGTACCTGGTAGAACAGGAAGTAATATGGCAGTAGGCACTGTGGTTCGTTTAGCAAATGAGTTTAAGAATATCATTGGTATCAAAGAGGCAGCAGGAAGTATGGTACAAGGGATGGAATTAATCCGTCAAAGTACTCGTAAAGACTTTTTAGTAATATCAGGGGATGATGCAATAGCACTACCTTTAGTATTAGCTGGTGGAGCAGGAGTTATTTCGGTGATAGGACAAGGTGTTCCTCAGAAGTTTACAGATATGATTCGCTTAGGATTAAAAGGAGATATCAAAGAGGCATTTAAATTACAATATGAGTTAATGCCAATTATTGATATGATCTTTGAACAAGGAAACCCTGCAGGAATCAAAGAGATCTTAAAGTTAGAAGGAGTGATGCAAAATACACTTCGCTTGCCATTAGTTAATGTAGATACAGACTTGGCTTCAAGAATCGAAAAAGAAATTAAAAAACTGAATTAA
- a CDS encoding DUF6913 domain-containing protein: MWFNTLKKRSLQKVVEKSILKAVPDDFKYDFKEVGIVVDKAEAKVIPDLIKSLERKGIPSTKIHFLVYAKDSKKNNEEHLYGMSEFTLTGSTENKEVLEFVEKKCDLLISYYTNQALPLLWVTSKSNAIFKVGVSSENTQLNHFSLALERLDVENFVDNLFKYINVFKN, from the coding sequence ATGTGGTTTAATACTTTAAAGAAAAGATCACTTCAAAAAGTAGTAGAAAAGTCAATATTAAAAGCAGTACCGGACGATTTTAAATATGATTTTAAAGAAGTAGGTATTGTAGTAGATAAAGCAGAGGCTAAGGTTATTCCAGATTTGATTAAAAGTTTAGAAAGAAAAGGAATACCAAGTACAAAAATACATTTCTTGGTTTATGCAAAAGATAGCAAGAAGAATAATGAGGAACACCTGTATGGGATGAGTGAATTCACATTAACAGGGAGTACGGAGAATAAGGAAGTACTTGAATTTGTTGAAAAGAAATGTGATTTATTGATTAGTTATTATACAAATCAGGCTTTGCCTTTATTATGGGTGACATCAAAGTCCAATGCTATTTTTAAAGTGGGAGTTTCCTCAGAAAATACACAATTGAATCATTTTAGTTTAGCTTTAGAGCGATTAGATGTAGAGAATTTTGTAGACAATTTATTTAAATATATTAACGTTTTTAAAAATTAA
- the ligA gene encoding NAD-dependent DNA ligase LigA, which translates to MDIKAQLDLLRKELNEHNYNYYVLDNPTISDFDFDQKLKELEKLELAHPEYFDINSPTQRVGGTVTKNFDTIVHRYRMYSLDNSYSKEDLLDWEQRVQKVLGDVPVEFTCELKYDGASITITYEDGVLVRAVTRGDGVQGDDVTNNIRTIRSVPIRLNGDYPQSFDIRGEIVLPLAGFEKMNQDLIEIGETPYSNPRNTASGSLKLQDSAEVAKRPLDCLLYNIVGSDLGVTTQYESLDKARAWGFKVPTISKLAKNIDEVLEFINYWDIHRHELPYETDGVVIKVNSLHYQDELGYTSKAPRWAIAYKFKAEQAETVLNSISYQVGRTGAITPVANLEPVQLAGTIVKRASLHNADQIAKLDIRVNDSVYVEKGGEIIPKIVGVNLEARPADSERTVYIKECPECGTKLKRNEGEAQHYCSNVYGCPPQIAGRIQHFISRKAMDIDGLGEETVVLLYKNELVENYADLYELKKEDVLGLERMGEKSADNLINGIEASKQIPFERVLYALGIRYVGETVAKKLANHYKTIDALAEAPLMELITVDEIGERIAQSVIDFFSSDVNKEIIARLKEYGLQFVLEEKESTVVSDVLLGQTLVVSGVFEQMSRDEIKQAIEDHGGKVGSSITSKTHYVVAGDKMGPSKLEKANKLGIKILTEAEFIALIQ; encoded by the coding sequence ATGGATATTAAAGCACAATTAGATTTACTTCGCAAAGAATTAAATGAACATAATTATAATTATTATGTGTTGGATAATCCAACGATTTCAGATTTCGATTTTGATCAGAAATTAAAAGAATTAGAGAAGTTAGAGTTAGCTCATCCAGAATATTTTGATATTAATTCTCCAACACAAAGAGTAGGAGGTACGGTGACTAAAAACTTTGATACTATAGTACACCGTTATAGAATGTATTCTTTAGATAACTCTTATTCTAAGGAAGATTTGTTAGACTGGGAACAACGTGTACAGAAGGTATTAGGTGATGTGCCAGTAGAGTTTACTTGTGAATTAAAGTATGATGGAGCTTCTATTACGATTACGTATGAAGATGGAGTACTAGTAAGAGCAGTGACACGTGGTGATGGAGTACAAGGGGATGATGTGACTAATAATATTAGAACAATTAGATCAGTTCCTATTCGATTAAATGGAGATTACCCTCAGAGTTTTGATATTCGTGGAGAGATAGTATTGCCATTGGCAGGGTTTGAAAAAATGAATCAAGATTTGATAGAAATCGGAGAGACGCCTTATTCTAATCCAAGAAATACCGCTTCTGGTAGTTTGAAATTACAAGATAGCGCTGAGGTTGCAAAACGTCCTTTGGATTGTCTACTTTATAATATAGTAGGAAGTGATCTAGGAGTAACAACACAATATGAAAGTTTAGACAAAGCTAGAGCATGGGGATTTAAAGTTCCTACTATCTCTAAGTTAGCTAAGAATATTGATGAAGTATTAGAGTTTATAAATTATTGGGATATTCATAGACATGAACTTCCTTATGAGACAGATGGTGTGGTGATCAAGGTTAATTCATTGCATTATCAAGATGAATTAGGATATACTTCTAAAGCACCGAGATGGGCTATAGCATATAAGTTTAAAGCTGAACAAGCAGAGACTGTATTGAACTCTATTTCTTACCAAGTAGGTAGAACAGGTGCTATAACTCCTGTAGCAAACTTGGAACCTGTACAATTGGCAGGAACGATAGTGAAACGTGCTTCTTTACACAATGCTGATCAGATAGCGAAGTTAGATATTCGTGTGAATGACTCTGTATATGTGGAAAAAGGAGGAGAGATTATTCCGAAAATAGTAGGTGTGAATTTAGAGGCTAGACCAGCTGATTCTGAACGTACAGTATATATTAAGGAATGTCCTGAATGTGGTACTAAGTTAAAGAGAAATGAAGGGGAGGCACAGCATTATTGTTCAAATGTGTATGGATGTCCACCTCAAATAGCGGGTAGAATACAACACTTTATCTCTCGTAAGGCGATGGATATAGATGGTCTGGGAGAAGAAACTGTGGTACTGTTATACAAGAATGAATTAGTAGAGAATTACGCTGACTTATACGAGTTAAAGAAAGAGGATGTTCTAGGTTTAGAACGCATGGGAGAGAAGTCTGCAGATAATCTGATAAATGGTATAGAAGCTTCTAAACAGATTCCTTTTGAACGTGTATTATACGCATTAGGGATCCGTTATGTAGGAGAGACTGTGGCTAAAAAGTTAGCGAATCATTATAAGACAATAGATGCTCTGGCAGAAGCTCCATTAATGGAGTTGATAACAGTAGATGAGATTGGTGAAAGAATAGCACAAAGTGTAATAGACTTCTTTAGTAGTGATGTTAATAAAGAAATAATTGCTAGATTAAAAGAGTATGGTCTACAATTTGTGTTAGAAGAAAAGGAGTCTACAGTAGTGTCAGATGTTCTACTAGGACAGACATTAGTGGTATCTGGGGTGTTTGAACAAATGTCTCGTGATGAGATTAAACAAGCTATCGAAGATCATGGAGGAAAAGTAGGAAGTTCTATTACTTCTAAGACTCACTATGTCGTAGCAGGAGATAAAATGGGACCATCTAAGTTGGAAAAAGCGAATAAACTAGGTATTAAAATATTAACAGAAGCGGAGTTTATTGCGTTAATTCAATAA
- a CDS encoding DUF6495 family protein — protein MKYSRLTKEQFEELHPEFINFLAAQQIDKNEWDKIKEEKPEVAEQELDIFSDLIWEGVLTNAKYLEHYSKSHIFLFGFDDKEIKTIVIKSKQSDIDLLSKEGLQWLSDAVFTEDVEVRHGGKSFGENRNEEIFSLIQQGAILSDGHLYGQFKEMLKL, from the coding sequence ATGAAATACAGTAGGCTTACGAAAGAGCAGTTTGAAGAATTACACCCAGAGTTTATTAACTTCTTAGCTGCACAGCAGATAGATAAGAATGAATGGGATAAGATAAAAGAAGAAAAGCCAGAAGTAGCAGAACAAGAGTTAGATATTTTCTCAGATTTAATTTGGGAAGGGGTACTGACGAATGCTAAATACTTAGAACATTATTCTAAGAGCCATATATTTTTGTTCGGTTTCGACGATAAAGAAATCAAGACTATCGTAATTAAGAGTAAACAATCTGATATAGATCTTTTAAGTAAAGAAGGACTGCAATGGTTATCAGATGCAGTGTTTACAGAAGATGTGGAAGTGAGACATGGAGGAAAAAGCTTTGGAGAGAATCGCAATGAAGAGATCTTTAGTCTAATCCAACAAGGAGCTATTCTGAGTGATGGTCATTTATATGGTCAATTTAAAGAAATGTTGAAACTGTAA
- the rplI gene encoding 50S ribosomal protein L9, with the protein MEIILKQDVQKLGFKDDVVTVKPGYGRNYLIPQGMAVLATPSAKKVLAENLRQRAHKEAKLVADAKVIAEALKALEIKIAVKAGGEKLFGSVTNADIADVFAKNGQEVDRKFITSGVIKRLGKYTANVRLHRDVIVEVDYEVIAEQE; encoded by the coding sequence ATGGAAATTATCTTAAAACAAGACGTTCAAAAGTTAGGATTTAAAGATGACGTAGTAACTGTTAAACCAGGATACGGACGTAACTATTTAATCCCTCAAGGGATGGCTGTATTAGCTACTCCATCTGCTAAAAAAGTATTAGCTGAGAACTTAAGACAAAGAGCGCACAAAGAAGCTAAATTAGTAGCTGATGCTAAAGTTATCGCTGAGGCGTTAAAAGCTTTAGAAATCAAGATTGCTGTTAAAGCTGGTGGTGAAAAATTATTCGGATCTGTAACTAATGCAGATATCGCTGACGTTTTCGCTAAAAATGGTCAAGAAGTTGACAGAAAATTCATCACTTCAGGAGTTATCAAACGTTTAGGTAAATATACTGCTAACGTTCGTTTACACCGTGATGTAATCGTTGAAGTTGATTACGAAGTAATCGCTGAGCAAGAATAG
- the rpsR gene encoding 30S ribosomal protein S18 encodes MSSIEQSAKGKKDGDIRYLTPLNIETNKTKKYCRFKKSGIKYIDYKDADFLLKFVNEQGKILPRRLTGTSLKYQRKVSVAIKRARHLALMPYVADLLK; translated from the coding sequence ATGTCAAGTATAGAGCAATCTGCAAAAGGAAAAAAAGACGGAGATATCAGATATTTAACGCCTTTAAACATTGAAACAAACAAAACTAAAAAGTATTGTCGTTTCAAAAAATCAGGAATCAAATACATCGACTATAAAGATGCTGATTTCTTATTAAAATTCGTTAACGAGCAAGGTAAAATTTTACCACGTCGTTTAACAGGAACTTCTTTAAAATACCAAAGAAAAGTATCTGTAGCGATCAAAAGAGCACGTCACTTAGCTTTAATGCCATACGTAGCTGATTTATTAAAATAA
- the rpsF gene encoding 30S ribosomal protein S6 has translation MNHYETVFILNPVLSETQIKETVVKFEEFLTSRGAEMVAKEDWGLKKLAYEIQHKKSGFYHLFQFTAPADIIINLETEFRRDERVMRFLTVALDKHAVSWAERRREKLKSKKA, from the coding sequence ATGAATCATTATGAAACTGTTTTCATCTTGAATCCCGTTTTATCTGAAACTCAGATAAAGGAAACAGTAGTGAAATTCGAAGAATTTCTTACTTCTAGAGGAGCTGAGATGGTAGCTAAAGAGGACTGGGGCTTAAAAAAATTAGCTTATGAAATCCAACACAAGAAAAGTGGTTTTTATCACTTATTCCAATTCACAGCACCTGCTGATATCATCATCAACTTAGAGACTGAATTCAGACGTGACGAAAGAGTTATGCGTTTCTTAACTGTAGCTTTAGACAAACACGCTGTATCTTGGGCTGAGAGAAGAAGAGAGAAATTAAAATCTAAAAAAGCTTAA
- a CDS encoding DMP19 family protein: MELKIVVSQDSFNSQEAYDIVYSNITFINLVREEGGLMEETVHPDAILSYYLDYYLAQYKNGNFSQIVWNTQADYEFFAIIADGLEKIGATQNLALLKKQLEVLNNIDETVLEAFCESDYFGTNPTRDLLKNDDFYNLEEDIVELNAKWLRNHPDLDVLSIEGMYQRAEALLDKKIER, encoded by the coding sequence ATGGAATTAAAAATTGTAGTATCACAAGATTCATTTAATAGTCAAGAGGCTTATGATATCGTTTATTCAAATATCACATTTATTAACTTGGTAAGAGAAGAAGGAGGATTAATGGAAGAGACAGTTCACCCAGATGCAATCCTAAGTTATTATCTTGATTATTATTTAGCTCAATATAAGAATGGAAACTTCTCTCAGATTGTTTGGAATACTCAGGCAGATTATGAGTTTTTTGCTATTATAGCTGATGGGCTAGAGAAAATAGGAGCTACACAAAACTTAGCTCTTTTAAAGAAGCAACTTGAGGTTTTAAATAATATTGACGAAACTGTATTAGAGGCTTTCTGTGAGTCGGATTACTTCGGTACTAATCCTACAAGAGATCTGTTGAAGAATGATGACTTCTATAATCTAGAAGAGGATATCGTAGAGTTAAATGCGAAGTGGTTGAGAAATCACCCTGATTTAGATGTATTATCTATAGAAGGAATGTATCAGAGAGCAGAGGCATTATTAGACAAGAAAATAGAAAGATAA
- the priA gene encoding replication restart helicase PriA, with product MNYFVEVIVPLALDPTFTYAVSETEYEFIQVGMRVAVPFGRSKVYTAVVIEKHNRIPQYYEAKEINEIIDLTPVVTEKQISLWKWIADYYMCTIGDVYKSAMPSQLLLESETLIQYNPDSTIKAEELDDAEYLIYEALQVQSILKVEEIIAVLNRKKVFPVINSLLEKKMIFLQEEMVEKYKPKQIRYVKLAEQYLAENGLADLMEVVSRAEKQREMILKYFQLQAVHKKPITVKQLVEESESTSGVVKALIDKGIFEDYYLNQDRVIFGDAVQDIIELSDEQSKALWEIGQSLETKDVVLLHGVTASGKTEVYIKLIEKYLANEGQVLFLLPEIGLTTQLVMRLTSYFGNEVAVYNSKYSHNERLEVWDQVLNKSEKAKVVIGTRLSVFLPFQDLQLIVVDEEQEGNYKQHDPAPRYHGRDAAIVLAKQHNAKVVLGSATPSLETYYNATQGKYGLVELKKRYTNVVLPEIVLVDVKDKYKRKQMTGHFSDQLIDEINMALSLEEQVILFQNRRGFSPVVECMTCGAVPECPHCDVSLTYHKYKNELRCHYCGFTLPMPKQCFRCHSVDLNTKGFGTEQVEEELKELFPNKRIARMDQDTTRGKYGFEKLVESFQARQIDILVGTQMLAKGFDFDNVNLVGIMNADNSLYHPDFRAHERAYQMMTQVAGRAGRKDKKGKVIIQTFNPYHNIIQQVTHYDYMGMYKEQMYERYNFKYPPFYRLVKLTLRHKEFEKLKEASFWLYNNLKEQLGVPVLGPEEPAINRIRNQYIRVILIKIPQNVPLIKTKENVRKILKSFEAIGQYRSVKVVANVDFY from the coding sequence ATGAATTACTTTGTTGAGGTTATTGTTCCATTAGCTTTAGACCCTACGTTTACTTATGCTGTAAGTGAGACAGAATACGAGTTTATCCAAGTAGGGATGCGCGTAGCTGTTCCTTTTGGTCGTTCTAAAGTATATACGGCCGTGGTAATCGAAAAACACAATAGAATACCTCAGTATTATGAGGCAAAAGAAATCAATGAGATTATAGATCTGACTCCTGTTGTCACTGAGAAACAGATCAGCTTATGGAAGTGGATAGCAGACTACTATATGTGTACGATAGGGGATGTGTATAAGAGTGCTATGCCATCACAGTTACTTTTAGAAAGTGAGACACTTATACAGTATAATCCGGATAGTACTATTAAAGCAGAAGAATTAGATGATGCAGAATATTTAATATATGAGGCACTTCAAGTACAGTCTATTCTTAAAGTAGAAGAGATTATAGCAGTACTGAACCGAAAGAAGGTCTTCCCTGTGATTAATTCTCTTCTAGAAAAGAAGATGATATTCTTACAAGAAGAGATGGTGGAGAAGTATAAGCCGAAACAGATTAGATATGTCAAACTAGCGGAGCAATACTTGGCTGAGAATGGTCTGGCAGATTTGATGGAAGTAGTCTCTCGTGCTGAAAAGCAAAGAGAGATGATCTTAAAATATTTTCAATTGCAGGCTGTACATAAAAAGCCGATTACAGTCAAACAGTTAGTAGAAGAATCAGAATCTACATCTGGAGTAGTCAAAGCGCTTATTGATAAAGGCATATTTGAAGATTATTACTTAAACCAAGATCGTGTGATCTTCGGGGATGCAGTACAAGATATTATCGAGTTAAGTGATGAGCAGAGTAAAGCTCTTTGGGAGATTGGACAGTCATTAGAAACGAAAGATGTCGTCTTACTACACGGTGTAACTGCGTCTGGTAAAACAGAAGTATATATCAAGCTTATAGAGAAATACTTGGCAAATGAAGGACAGGTATTATTTCTGTTGCCAGAGATAGGGCTTACAACACAATTAGTGATGAGGTTGACTAGTTATTTTGGAAATGAAGTAGCGGTGTATAACTCAAAGTATTCTCACAATGAACGATTAGAAGTCTGGGATCAGGTATTGAATAAGTCTGAAAAAGCAAAAGTGGTTATCGGTACAAGGTTATCTGTCTTCTTGCCTTTTCAAGATTTACAATTAATAGTGGTAGATGAAGAACAAGAAGGAAACTATAAACAGCACGATCCAGCTCCTCGATATCACGGAAGGGATGCTGCTATCGTATTGGCAAAACAGCATAATGCTAAAGTAGTCTTAGGATCTGCAACACCGAGCTTAGAAACGTATTACAACGCTACACAAGGCAAGTATGGTTTAGTGGAATTAAAGAAGCGCTATACCAATGTAGTCTTGCCAGAGATTGTTTTGGTAGATGTAAAAGATAAATATAAACGCAAACAGATGACAGGGCATTTCTCAGATCAGTTGATCGATGAGATAAATATGGCGTTGTCGTTAGAGGAGCAGGTCATTCTGTTTCAGAACCGAAGAGGTTTCTCTCCTGTCGTAGAGTGTATGACTTGTGGAGCCGTACCAGAATGTCCTCATTGTGATGTGAGTTTGACATATCACAAGTATAAAAATGAGTTGAGGTGTCACTATTGTGGTTTTACGCTACCGATGCCCAAACAGTGTTTTAGATGCCACAGTGTGGATCTGAATACAAAAGGATTTGGTACAGAGCAAGTAGAGGAAGAATTAAAAGAGTTGTTTCCGAATAAGCGTATTGCGCGTATGGATCAAGATACAACTAGAGGAAAGTATGGCTTTGAGAAATTAGTAGAGTCCTTTCAAGCGAGACAAATCGATATTCTAGTCGGAACGCAGATGTTGGCGAAGGGATTTGATTTTGATAATGTGAATTTGGTCGGAATAATGAATGCGGACAACAGTTTGTATCATCCTGACTTTAGAGCGCATGAGCGGGCATATCAGATGATGACGCAGGTAGCAGGGAGAGCAGGGAGAAAGGATAAAAAGGGTAAGGTGATCATTCAGACATTTAATCCGTATCACAATATCATACAGCAAGTGACTCATTATGATTATATGGGAATGTATAAAGAGCAGATGTATGAGCGATATAACTTTAAGTATCCTCCATTCTATAGATTAGTTAAGCTGACACTAAGACATAAAGAGTTCGAGAAGTTAAAAGAGGCTTCATTTTGGTTGTATAACAACCTGAAGGAGCAGTTAGGTGTACCTGTTTTAGGGCCAGAAGAGCCTGCGATTAATAGGATACGTAATCAATATATACGAGTGATTTTAATTAAAATTCCTCAGAATGTACCTCTGATAAAGACAAAAGAGAATGTTCGAAAAATATTGAAAAGTTTTGAAGCGATAGGACAGTATCGCTCTGTGAAAGTAGTCGCTAATGTAGATTTCTATTAG